In a genomic window of Meleagris gallopavo isolate NT-WF06-2002-E0010 breed Aviagen turkey brand Nicholas breeding stock chromosome 1, Turkey_5.1, whole genome shotgun sequence:
- the GPR22 gene encoding G-protein coupled receptor 22: MCFSPILEGNMQFESNFTVRDAIDDIDTNMYRPLSYALSFQVSLTGFLMLEIVLGLGSNLTVLVLYCMKSNLINSVSNIITMNLHVLDVIICVGCIPLTIVILLLSLESNTALICCFHEACVSFASVSTAINVFAITLDRYDISVKPANRILTMGRAVILMTSIWIISLFAFLIPFIEVNFFSLQSASTWENKTLLCVSANEYHTELGMYYHLLVQIPIFFFTVVVMLITYTKILQALNIRIGTRFTTGQKKKARKKKTISLTTQHETTDMSQSSAGRNVVFGVRTSVSVIIALRRAVKRHRERRERQKRVFRMSLLIISTFLLCWTPISVLNTTILCLGPSDLLVKLRLCFLVMAYGTTIFHPLLYAFTRQKFQKVLKSKMKKRVVSIVEADPMPNNAVIHNSWIEPKRNKKITFEDNEVRQKCLVPQVVTD, from the coding sequence ATGTGTTTCTCCCCTATTCTGGAAGGCAACATGCAGTTTGAATCTAACTTCACAGTTCGAGATGCCATTGATGACATCGACACCAACATGTACCGACCACTGTCATACGCATTAAGCTTTCAAGTGTCTCTCACTGGATTTTTGATGTTAGAAATTGTTTTGGGACTTGGCAGCAACCTCACCGTGCTGGTACTTTACTGTATGAAATCCAACTTAATCAATTCTGTCAGTAACATAATTACAATGAACCTTCACGTACTTGATGTAATAATTTGTGTGGGATGTATTCCTCTAACTATAGTTATCCTTCTGCTTTCACTGGAGAGTAACACTGCTCTGATCTGCTGCTTCCACGAGGCTTGTGTCTCTTTTGCAAGCGTTTCGACCGCAATCAATGTCTTTGCTATCACTCTGGACCGATACGACATCTCTGTCAAACCTGCCAACCGAATTCTGACCATGGGAAGGGCTGTGATACTAATGACATCAATATGGATCATTTCGCTTTTTGCCTTCCTAATTCCTTTCATTGAAGTCAATTTCTTCAGTCTTCAAAGCGCAAGTACTTGGGAGAACAAGACACTGCTGTGTGTCAGCGCAAACGAGTACCACACCGAGCTAGGGATGTACTACCACCTCCTCGTCCAGATCCCAATCTTCTTCTTCACCGTGGTAGTGATGCTAATCACGTACACCAAAATACTCCAGGCTCTTAACATCCGAATCGGCACAAGATTTACAACGggacaaaagaagaaagctagaaagaaaaaaactatttctCTCACCACACAGCACGAGACCACAGACATGTCGCAGAGCAGCGCAGGAAGAAACGTGGTCTTTGGCGTAAGGACTTCTGTGTCTGTGATCATTGCCCTGCGCCGAGCTGTGAAGCGGCACCGGGAGCGGCGAGAGCGGCAGAAGAGAGTCTTCAGAATGTCCCTCCTGATCATCTCCACCTTTTTGCTCTGCTGGACACCCATCTCCGTTCTAAACACCACAATCTTGTGTTTGGGCCCAAGTGACCTTTTGGTAAAGTTGCGCTTGTGTTTTCTAGTCATGGCATACGGAACAACTATTTTTCACCCTCTACTTTATGCATTCACGAGGCAAAAATTTCAGAAAGTTCTGAAAAGTAAGATGAAAAAACGAGTTGTTTCAATCGTGGAAGCAGATCCCATGCCAAATAACGCTGTCATACACAACTCGTGGATAGAGcctaaaaggaacaaaaagatcACCTTCGAAGACAACGAAGTAAGGCAGAAATGTTTAGTACCTCAGGTTGTCACTGACTAG